Within the Sebastes umbrosus isolate fSebUmb1 chromosome 5, fSebUmb1.pri, whole genome shotgun sequence genome, the region AAAGCGGTAAACGTCCTGTGAGATGTGAGACGCACCGTCCTGCGAGGATTTCCCAGGTATCTCCCAGTTAGGCTGTCTGTAGATACACACCAGCACCAGCTATAGGctacagcagcatcagcatcacaTTTTTGGCATATGAGCTACAAAACAGGAATCCAGCGATGGCGATGTGTAGATCTGTAGATGATGTGGATGTGCGTAAAGGAGGCAGTGCGAGGTGTAATGGATGTTGATGGATCTGTAGAGCAGAAACTGCGCCGCTCAGAGGAGCATGTCTGCAGCTGTCAGTGAGGCTGAGCCAGCCAGCCTGGTAAAACCTGGGCTGGATCTCAGGAACGGGCTGACTGTAGGGTGAATTAAAGCTCCAGTAGGCaacaatgtttttggcatcatttggcaaaaattgcagcaatttttgggttgatgccatttgttacacagatttttttaccactcaggaattgataaaaaatgatcaataatccctccaaaataacacattaagacaccttgagaagtctcagctttacagtgatacccaatttatgcaattccaagactgtttagggacccagTATACAGAagtattcaaatacaccattttagaataggtgaaaataacacatgtataccacatgcaaaaaactgcattgtttttgtccaaaactgcatgtgattatcataaagtgggcatgtctgtaaaggggagacttgtggatacccatagaacccattttcatccacatatcttgaggtcagaggtcaagggacccctttgaaaatggccatgccagttttccttgacaaaatttagcccaactttggagcattatttaacctccttcccgacaagcaagcatgacctggttggtaccgatggattacttaggttttctagtttcattcaCCTAAAAacctgaacctgctacagcctctgaaagacagtaaagtctcagagggttaatcatttaaaacacaaagagcTTTATGATGCCTTAAGTTCAAGTTTTGGGCACCGCTCTCTTGCTTACACTGTGTTCAGACTGAGAAATAAACCTCGAAAGCATCTAAGAAACCTGTCTGAACCCAACCAAAGTATGAATCAGCTGGTAGTTTTCCAACACAGTAAGATACAGTCAAGGACAGTACATTCTGTTGGTATAAGTACAAGGACAAGATTAAGTACATACAAAGACATGAAAGcatctttgaaaaaaaatagttttattgttCTTAGAATGCAATGTTTGGACAGCATGGTTTGGAaaaaggcaagaaaaaaaacacaatatacttGTGGTACACAACAGCAGCGGGGTGAGGTCCCGTACAACATAACACCACACCCTTTCAttcaacaacacacactgcCGTGTTGTGCTGCCCGACATGAACCCAAAGTGATAATTAGATGTTGTAAGAGACACTCATCATTCCATCCCTGCTCTATTAAACACATCTACCGCCTTTTGTTACTCAAGCAAAAATATTATTGAGTCAaagagtttctttttttgtatcctTGGTCTCAAACATACAACACCCATTATCTTTAGTCCCTAgataaggaaaagaaaaacaccacaaacacacattgataGAAGGCAGTTTTGACCTCATAAAAgaaatgctcataaaatatataaGTGCATGTGATGGTTTACGTTTATGTTGCTAATTCGTGGCTTCAAAATGAATTCAGGTGATAAAATTTGACTATAAAGTTTGAAAACTTAAACCTAGTTATTGGTCTTTATTGCACAGGTCAGTCACTAGTGTGCTTAAGTAAAAGCCAAACTCACATGTTGTGACATTGGgtgaaaatgtgacattttttagCGTATTCTGTAGGGTGAGAAATTATTACACACCTTTACCAATCGcttacaaaaataaacaaaatttaaaaataaagttttacaaGTTGTTCACCCTGCAACAGTAATTTATACATTCAATCtgaaaaaataacatatatGACTCTTGGATCTGAGTCATAGAAGTGACCTATTACTTACTTAAAGCATTACCCAGAGGTATCTTAAAGTTTAACAACCACTGcaaacatgacatttcataAACAATAATCCGCAACATTTTTTGGTGATTAAAATCTCACGACaaccgtatatatatatttaaaaggaATGTAACAGCATTGAAGACACTCAATATTCTGTGCATTGGTCTTCATCCCAGCCACAGAGCGTGCTGTAGAGTGACTGCGAGGGCTTCTTGAATCTTGTACAAGTCCAGCACCGGCCCGGTAGATTGTCCTGCGTGTTATCAGCTGCAGATTGCATAATAGCCTTCAGCGTTTTCAGTACAAAAGTAAAGAAGAGCTGTTTGTACAGTGCATATTGTTTGCGTAATTGATGGATATATTCTAGAAAACACTGAGCTGATGATGCCAAACgattaaccctcctgttgtcttcgggtcaaattgacccaaagacaacaggagggataaatccacagaaattcaacattaggtcatgaaaaattaacaaaagtatgctcatattattaataatagccagacaagaaaacattattgtcaaataatagccttgttcattatcatcagttggcctgtttaaccctcctgttgtcttcgggtcaatttgacccgaagacaacaggagggctaTAAACTGGTTCTGCAAGATCGCTGCATATGTAACCGCTAACTTGtggcagtatatacagtacagcatATTACACAACACTCAGGCTTGCACAACTTATTAGAAAAACAATGACCCAAATAAAGTCTGTCCCAGATTGATTTTGGCGTTTGGTACAACACAATGCAAAATGTCAGTTTTGCCCTCAGTAAATCTGTCAGTTAAGgctatttttgtgtgtgtattcagcTCAATACAATCCCTCAGttacttgtgtttgttttgttatagtGTTTGCTtgattataaaaatgtaatttaaagtgTAATTAATCAAATCTGTAATGATAACAGACAATTTAAGTAATATTCAATATGTTTTGCTTTCGTGAAAGTTCAGTTACCATAATAACAAAGTGTTGTAGTAGTACTCGAGAGTGGGCTTGGTctcaagaccactttttgaaggtctcggTCTCGTCTCAGAATCGAGCGCACTtctacacacatatatacagtatatttgtcaataaaagaggtgaatgaagaggaatcttcatttgtctttctgtgggtgtttttgtgGGAATGTGGATCGTTCAGATCAATGTGAGGAGTGCCTctggtttgcatgttccacatttgATCGCAAGTGTGTCTTGCCATGTGGGACTCGCGCTGtacttggtcttgactcggtctcgatacactctgctcttggtcatgacttggtgTCTGTTttggtggtcttgactacaacactgttACCTGTATAGAGTTTGGTATCACATATTTAATGTTGGAGTGAGACACTGAATATTTTGGTCTTTAGTTTAATATTCCTCCTTGAATGAGCTAAATTTTAAATTCAATGTTTTGGAGTTGGAACAATTGCAGATATAAAGACAAAAGTTGCTTGATGGTGAGTGCTTGTGTAAAATTAGTTTTGATATTGCCTTGAAGAATCTGAACATTTCACTATAATaatgcagaaataaacacaatcAATAAAGCTCTAGAAATATTTGCATACAACATTCATTTGAAAAACCACCTGGTGATTGAATCACAAAGAAGTTGGATGACTACAGTTTTGATCCGTGTCCTTATCCGTCTCTCTAAACCTCACTATTAAGGAAGCTGAAAGCAGAGGCCAGCATGTGGAAACATCACCCCACTTCCTCTTGATGTCTCCCTGTGGtcttttcattcagagaagAGTCAGGGTGTCTGGGTTTGGAAGGCGTCTGACGGCTGTGTGTGCATCTTGGCGCTGAGGAGGGAGTTGATATAAGGCCAGATCCGGTCAGTCTCTGTACCGGAAAATGAGTGCAGGATTCCCTGTGACCTGAGCAAAGAAATCAGAAACAAATTAACATATTAGAAGGAAATCTGGgtcaaattaaaatattgattgattgaatggCAGATTGTGGCTTATTAGTCTTTAACTTTTAAAGGAGAGCTGCATTGCACTTCTATAGCATCGTCAGACTAATGGATggttaaataatttaaaaaaaagatctaaattGGTCCATTCACatattcttcttccttgtcaaaaacTGGGGTctacattacccataatgcaactaaCCTGCCAACAGTTCAGTCAGGGTGTGCTATGCTAGTAGCGGTTACTGGAGCCTTGTGCCACAAGTcacaagcagagatgaggatcAATCtacccagtgggcaacctccagttctgaagagtgaagccaatgctgaagtgccttaaacctgcattctttctaacagccagcagggggcgactcctctggttgcaaaaagaagtctgattgtatagaagtctatgagaaaatgaccctacacTTTCTTACAaagtcttacaactttaacccattcacagtgtgttttcagttcataaaagttaattgaaacagattggtcacctaaaaatgtctaattTAGTGTTCGAttgaacttagctccaccctctcgtgtcacttctggttataaaaaaccaagatggcaacagccaaaatgccaaactcgaggcttcaaaaccgcagtctacaaaccaatgggtaacatcacggtgactacgtccacttcttatatacagtttatgtcCCAACTGAaactgactcaagtgacatcatttGAGGCAATTAATCAGACTTTATACAGCTAACTCTAGAGCCACAAATTGCTTTATACAACTTGTTTCACATTTGCAGCAGTCACTCCACAAGACCTATAAACACATTTTGATgagtaaaattggtggagttcccctttaagaaagGCTATCAAATATAAAGTCAAATCATTATGAGCAAATGTAACTCAGATAACCATCCGAGACATCCAAGATAAGGAAGTGTTCTGCTAACAATTATTTCGTTTTATTTGAAGTTATAAAATACATCTAAGGCTTGAGGGTTAACAGCTGAATAAAACCacttttaaagcaaaaaactaGCAAATTCACATGATCCCTTTTATGAGTtcaatgttttgttattgtttaaCATCTGGGTTTGATTTTCTATGTGCAGCATAGCACGTGACTGCAATTCTTTTCAGCGCCAAAATACTAATTCTCCGTAATGTTACTTTGCAATAATGTTAGAAAAACTAAAGACCATTTATCTGCTGGATTACCAATCCTAATAAAGtttcaatctgatttccatgtATGTCAACAGCAAGAACTGACACTATAGGCTGCCTGTAGGGAAAATACTGAGTGAAGAATCTCCCTTGAAAGAGAAGTATTTACTGACTTGTATAAGTCTATGACAGGCTTGGCCACATCTTTGTAGTGTCTCAGTCTGGACATCAGGGCTTCTGGTTTGTCATCATCATGCTGAATCAGTGGCTCCCCGGTGACGTCATCCTTACCCTGAGGAAAGCATCACAAGGCCACACGTGCAACAATGTAACAAAGGTAAACTCAAGAAAATGCAGTTGAAATCTCATTGCATTACAAcaaaacacagtaaaataaaacactgcAGGTAGACACATGTCTACAGTCATTACTGTATCGATATCCGGATCTTTTGGAGCTCATATATTAAAAAGATATCAAGAACATTACATCAACATCGGCCATGACATTTGGTGGGAGATTTTCAGTCGCTGCTTGAAACTTGATCTTACAAGCCATTGTTAAGCCAAGGTACTATCATGTAATGGTGATATCTTGGTTTCAAATGTCTCCTGTGTTACATAAAATGTCCTCTGCTTTTTCATTTCTGCATTCtgattaataaagaaaaagtgctgaaaaacaactttatgtgtttttatgtgaccAATTTCCTGTAGTGACGCCATGCAAACCGATGTCAATAGTATATACTGGTATACTGGAGACAGAGAGCTCCTACAGCTCAGGAAGATCCATTGAATATGAGGCGAGCAATATCAACGTCCTCTTTTAAAACCCCACTAAAgactcattttcactttaactgtaattatttatttaaagatcCCCGCCAGGCATGATTTAAGATTTATGAAAACACTCtgctttgaatgtgttttttccacacaaaaaaactgattaaCGACTAAAGAATTCTTAAAAGGTGCTCtaacgatatccagagcattaatatagtatgtaaaaatatagaggagtgatgtctacctaagtagagaatgaagtctctctccctctatgtgtgttgtaatctgagtttctgtttgctttgttgacatgtcTGGTCCAGCCGTgcatgcatgttagtgcatgcgAGTCCCAAGCCCCAAGGAAGAGCAccgggctgtgaagcaaattgtcatagtggccaaacggcggtactacaacttctgcatccgtcatgtgatgccattgggaccaaaaagactttttccccatagacttatatTGGGAAAGATCCGGTTACTTTATCActtggcagtcgagccattttggctttgtGCGCCACTGAGCacctctcataggaatgaacgggagcccacctacaacgctgtatccagttctctttatacatccatggtaagTCCCTGTTTgtatgccccactggctagctaatggctgccactctgcactgcactcatacAGCGGTtgcagctgataacgccgtcccaaccgACAGTGCCGTCACAGAAAcatagcgcccaccctccagtACCCTCCAGggtaacactgttagctctgtcagcactgttgccgttatttgcactgttagcgctgttagctgctagccgccggctcagctatcgccatgttgagagccgtttggaggcaatccctcaatcatagattTGCTCCTTTAAAATTATAATTACTTCTTCACTGTAATTGGAAAATCCAGAATCAATGTTAAACTTTTGGACACAAGATATATTGGACATGTGTTTACCTTGTATGTTTTACATGCTCTTGTAATTATGTTCATTGTTTTATCAGTTCTTATGTCTGTGAAGCAACTTCTAAACTTGCTTTTAATTGCTACATTTTTAAGATACGACAATACAAAATAGTTACATCAGTGTGACAACACAGACCTtgtaaagagaaataaaaagcagcaggagtgttgttgttgtgcaggATGGTGGGGTAGTGAATAATGAGATTGTCCTTTAACTGATTCCAATCTCTCAATGTGACAAGCTTCCACCCAGCTGAAGCCAGATATTCATCTTGTGAAGAAGAAACTGACCTCGGGAAAATCAATAAAGTGCCACAGAAAAATTCTGAGCAGAATATTTCAATCACTTTATTATTGCTCTACTGTCACTTTTAAAGACACTGTTCAGACCTTCACTCGTGGTGGGTTGAAGCCCATGTTGTAGACTCGGCCACTGGCTGGATGGATCCAGCGGTCGCTCAGTCTCTCCCTCAGAGTCTCGTAGGGGATGTTGAGGCTGATGACCAGGTCCATCTGGCACAAATTGTTCAGGGCTTTGGCCTGCGACAGAGTCCGGGGAAAACCTAGACAGAGAGCGGAGGGAGAAGTAGGAATGTGAGAGGCATCGTCCACCAGGGATAGTTCAGAGTTATACATGGATGTATGTATTATACATTTTCATACTGTTTATTTGCTGTTTCAATGGTTGGTAATAACAGTAGCTGACAGCAAGCGGTCACTCTAGCAGCTCTGGGAGGCTATACtgaggcacagtggtgctttgagttaaatgctaacatgctgatgtttggcAGGTAATGTTTACTATGGTCATCATCTTATTTTagtatgctaacatttgctaattagcattaaacacaaagtacagctgaggctgatgggaaggtCTTTAGTTAAAGGTATATAgtcataaactaaagtattgGACCGATTGAaagtttgacctgatgatggcgcaagAGAAAAAgggtcaccaaagttattacaattcatcctgtgggggcatgaatgtctgcaccaaatctcatggcaatccatccaatatttgtcgagacatttcactccaaaccacaaggtggcacaTGAGATGAAGTCACATGCTCACTGTCATCGTCTGGGAACCATAAATGTCTGTATAAAATGTGTGCCAATCATAgacagtatataagaagtggacgtagtcaccatgacgtcacccattggtttgtggactgccgttttgaagcctcgagttcggcattttggccgtcgccatcttgtttttttgcaaccagaagtgccaaccatttttaggcgaccaaaaatgttacaattaactttcataaacagaaaacacactgtgaaagagtttaAGTTctgagacgaaaacacagacaactcccagaccagacaacgccgtggtagcaacctgtcaatcacaaggtagccacgccctaaaacattacctgctttatggtctatttgactctaaatgggaccataatttactaaatgaacatcatgctgtattgaagaagacttgaaactagcgattgagaccataaactcatgtttacaatgttcactgaagtaataaatcaagtgagaagtaggctcattttctcattgacttctatacaatcagacttctttttgcaaccagaggagtcgccccctgctggctattagaaagaatgcaagtttaaggcacttcagcattggcttcacttttcaaaccacAGAGTTGCTCACTGGTGCCAGGTACCAATCCATCGTTATTTACTGGATAattgaaaactttgacctgctgatgGCTCTAGATGAAAATTCAAAAAGCAAATATGATCCTGTGGACCATGTAGTATATCTGTactaaatttcatggcaatccatttcAAAtctcaacctcatggtggcactagaggaaaagtcagtgaCCTGGCACAGAGGGCAGCACAGACattgttacaacaataaaacaaacaatacaagcaGAGAAATACAACAGTCACACACCACGAGTGAACGAGCATGACATCCAGTTTGTATGCAACACAAAAATGTTTTGctataacacacaaacaggtcAATTTCAAAACAATAACCATGAaagtctgtacaaaatgtcatgtcaatccatcccatagttgttgaaatattttagTCTGGAACGACAGACCAATATCTTCATCCATAGATCCACGTTGCTAGCGTGGCTTAAAACAGTGAATGTGCAGAAGCAGAACTAGAAATAGTATATTGTTGATCTACTTTTGTTGAGACTTGCTTTACATTTGGAATTGGATTACACTGCTGTGATCTCTACGGGGAAACCCAGCTCCAGTGGGGTTGGCTAGTATTCAGTGCctccttgctcaaggacactttagCATGGTGGGCATTCACACATGGCAAGCTTACTGCAAATGTAGGTCCATTAGTTTTAAGGccattatctctctctctcttgtttttgttttagcatGCTTTGGTATGAATGCATTTGGGCTTGTCTTCAGTTTACTGCTTCCTGATGTGTTAGAGTGGAAACTGGCAGTTGCTCTCTGTGTTCCATTGTTTGGTCAATAAATAACTGTTAAATCTCTCCAACCACCATAGCATCATGCTGCTCATAAATGAGTGACGGGAAGGCACCAATCAAAGGTTACAAGAGGGAAAGACATGGTATATTTTGGGATGAAACATGATGAACAGAGATAAACGCaggcatgtgtctgtgtgtgtgtaaccttgATTTGTTTGCCCTTTTCTCTCTTGCTCAAAACAAGTATTTATTTACCGACCATGTTTCAAGGTTTAAACACGTGGAACACCAACTAGTTTGTTTTGTCAATGTTTGGCATCTCTCTTGGAGATAGTGGATAATATTTAACTTGAAAAAGACACAATGATATTCTGAGTTTGTCATCTCTGGATATGTTACTAATGACTCAAActaaagataacaaaaaaaacaactccctAACTCCCTGTTTTATAACTATCTAACCTAACACATTTCACTTGCCTTTTCCAACCAGTGCTTGTACTTCTGTATATGCATggtaaaaatatgaattatcaTCTATcacatacacaaaaatatacaaagtATTGACATGTAGAATGTAATATCACTACATGTGTTATCGCTTCATAGTGACTTGATCTCTACCATAAGGAAACCTGTTTTTCCATTGATTTACTAATGTCGGAACAAAGGTCACATGGCGctgaatgtaaataaataataaatagtgaaaCTTGAGATCAGGAAAGGACAGGGAACTTGGTCAACCCTCTTGATATTCATGGAAAAAAATCGTATATCTTTGATCTTTGATTTGAGTCTGATGCAAATCCTCTATGAACAAAAGAAGCTCAAGATAAGTTCAACCAGGAAGACTATCTTTATGCGTCATTCATTCAcaattctctccctctctcctcacgCTTCTTCTTAatcagctgattatgggcgtTCACTTTTTAGTGAACCAACTAGATTTTACAACGATCCACATCCATCAATCATGTCGCTGCTGTcaaactttaaattaaaaatccaCTCCTCATCACATCCAGATCTTCAGCATTTTCTTCATCACtaccaccagtgtctagactccaTAAGGGGGTTTCCTATTCCACTTACGGCTTCACCACCCCCTAAAAGTATATGGCGTCACGATGGGGTCTACTCGTCAAAGACTATTCACATTTCTCACCCTTTTGTGCACATGTCAATTAAATATTCGTTCACTCCTGACTGACCTGTAAGCTGAATAACAGTCGAGAGCATGCACAGTACTGTACAAACCTGCTGGTACTGGATTCATTACCTCGCAGTACTAATCACCCACAGATGTATTTTTCCACTTACTTACTCCTCAGACTCAAGTAAAGGACGCACTGCATATGCTACAAATGCTTGCTTAGTGGCCTCTAACATGGCTATAAGTCTGGGgattttgggggggggggggtggcaCCTGGAGTGGCCAATCAGATTTAAGGGGTGGCTGGCAGTTCCCATTACTGGCCATGACGCTGCATTATGAAGAACATTATTCCCCTCACTGCAAATGATCAAGGCAAAAGATGGAAGCTGCTGTAAGAGATAAAGCATAGCAGTACACACCATGCACTCAGATTGTATTGTAAAAAAGCAGTTTTCATACCATCCAGCAGCCAGCTGTGGCCGATCAGCTGTTCGAGTCTAGGCAGCATCAGTTTGGTCATCACATGGTCCGGCACCAGCATGCTTCTTTCTACGTAGGTCCTCACCATCACACCTGCCTCTGATACACAACAGACAGGTAGATACAGTAGTGCTTCTAAAATTAAAAAGATTGGTCCCTTTGGAATATCTTACAAATACAATATTTGGCAGccctatctgaattatattggacctgatctctcctccattatctcacaaggagtctcctgaacatgaactcatatatcatgtgacttccctgcactatggactatttcctGTGACCtcctatatatttttttttaatctgagcTGTACTagtggttgtttgtttgttgttgtttttttaattatcattcttattgttgtgtttgtgaaaataagtaaacccaataaacatattattaaaaaaaaaatttaaaaataggaCAGGCCCTGTTGAATTTatccaacaacaaaaaaacatgcttgGTACCACTACAGTGCATCTTTTTTAATGTAGGCCTAACTATCTGACCAGAGATAGTAAATGGTTAAAAACTCTCACTGCCTGTAACCTCCCATATCTTATGACTCACTTTTAATTTACACTTAAAATATGTGGCCTGCTGTGGAttcatcaaacaaacacacatattgaaTTCCCTGGTTTTATATAAATCCTGACACTTTGGTTTGAAAGCAAAAAAGGCTTCGAGCAAGTCCCAACTTTACTGAAACCTTTCAGTAATGGCAACCACACAAGCACACATGTTTTAACTTAAGCCCCCTGCTGAAGAAGTCCAATTTTATTATCAGTGTGCATGGGGCTTGGCACATGCATGTTATTAAATTAATTCCAGTTGGGTAGCTATAAAGAGGAAGTGACACAATCAATGTTTGGGGAAATATTGTAATAAAAACATTGATGTGGGGGTTTGACCTGGAGTGAACTTAAGTCTCTGAACTAGattgaaataataatttaaaaagtttgCTTTCATCCAAATGTCTCGTGTTGTATAGCTTGGATTGGAAAATGAAAGTTTACTGTCAAAATGAGCTTCTAGAAAACAAATGTGGATCAGCAAATGCGCACATTCTGCAAACGCATCATCATTTTTTCAGCTATGATTACATTTATGTGgtattattatgatattaagAGGAGGATTGCCACATGCAGCTTCTTCCTGTTGGGTAGATGCATCCTACCTGTGTTTGCAGTTATGCTCTCTCGTAGGTAGTGGCCACTGGACAGATACTGCAGGCCAAAGCTTTCCGCAATCCTCTTGGATATTGTTCCTTTCCCTGATCCTGGTGGACCCATGATAGCAGCTCGGAATAACTTGGCCATGTCTTCCTCAAAAGAACACCTCTGTGATGCACAAATGTtagtttttttcctctttgtgcGCGACAGACGGAAGTAAATAAATGCCTCTTATAATTAAACCTCTGATGAGTTGCGCGCCTCAGAGATCAAACTGCTCCACAATAAGCTTCTAAACTTCTCTTGGAGATGTAAATATCAGCTTACTATCTTTCACTGAGTCCTCTCTCACTGCGAGGCTATGCACATCGAGGTTATCCAAGTCCTCTGTGACTCGGAGTCAAAAcgccctttttccttttttctgtaGGGCTCTTAAAGGACACATTACACCCGTCTACGTCCACACGGACACAGACTTTTCTCTCTGCGAATGAATGAGGGAGTCTCTCCACAACGCCCTGTTTCTCTGCGCACGTCATCCGGAAAAAATGCGGATGACTGACTCACACGAACTGTGCGGGGTAAACTGGTTACTgtagttttttatatatatacaagtgatgtacaacaacaacaactgtctgtctgttactTTAAGTCGTTATAGTTTCCCTTAAGAGAGGGAGAACTTACTGATTTTACTTTACAAGCACATGGATGTCACAagaaaaaatctaaatctatctatctgtctgtctgtctgtctatctatctatctatctgtctgtctgtctgtctgcctgcctgtcttcctttctgtcttcctttctgtctgtctgtcttcatgtctgtctgtctgtctgtctgtctgtcttcctttctgtctgtctgtctgtctgtcttcctttctgtctgcctgtcttcatgtctgtctgtctgtctgtcttcctttctgtctgtctgtctgtctgtcttcctttctgtctgtctgtctgtctgtcttcctttctgtctgcctgtcttcatgtctgtctgtctgtctgtcttcctttctgtctgtctgtctgtctgtctatctatctatctatctatctatctatctatctatctgtata harbors:
- the ak4 gene encoding adenylate kinase 4, mitochondrial, which encodes MAKLFRAAIMGPPGSGKGTISKRIAESFGLQYLSSGHYLRESITANTEAGVMVRTYVERSMLVPDHVMTKLMLPRLEQLIGHSWLLDGFPRTLSQAKALNNLCQMDLVISLNIPYETLRERLSDRWIHPASGRVYNMGFNPPRVKGKDDVTGEPLIQHDDDKPEALMSRLRHYKDVAKPVIDLYKSQGILHSFSGTETDRIWPYINSLLSAKMHTQPSDAFQTQTP